The nucleotide window GAAGAGTGTGCTCGCGCGTCAGTTCGAGGATTCCCTCGAGGGCCGACTGGGAGTGGATCTCGGCATTATATTTCTTGAGGATGGTGTGCGTCACGCGTTCGAGATCCTCTTTGGACCAGTCGATCTCGAAGGGTCCGGCGATGGTATCCATGAATCCGTTTTTACCCTCGAAGACCTCCAGTGGACCGGTGATGCCGCGCATGGCCAGGAAGGCCGAGTGAGTAGCGCCAAACGCAGTGTTGGGGTAGGCCAAACCTTTCCAGTGTGATAACGCCCCAGTGCGTGTGACTCGCAGCGCAGGGAACGCGGTCCCGCTGATGGCGATCGCATTCGCAGTTTGCGAGCGGCTCAACCCCAGGGCCTTCGACACGCCGGCCGCAGCGGCGTACGCCCCCTGGGTTGTGTGGTCAAAGCCTCTGCCTCGCACAGGCGCCACATCGCTCAGGCGGCACTGAACCTGGTAGGCGACCGCGAGGGCGGTGAGAAGCCCTCGGCCGTCCTGGTTCGCATACTCAGCGGCGGCCAGGACCGCACCGAGGTTATCGCTCGGATGGCAGGTTTCCCCCTTGGCCAGATAACTGTCGTTGAAATCGAGATAGCGCACCAGCGCGCCGTTATAGAGTGCCGTACGGTCAGGGGCCGTCTGCCCTCCGCCGATCAGGGTACAGTGTTGAGCGCCCCCGAACTCCTCAGTCTGCGCTCGGAGCGACCGGATGGGCTCTCCATCAAGCGCCCCGATTGCGCAACCAAGTGCGTCCAGGATCCTGATCTTGAGCTGTTGTCGCGCCGCACGGGAGAGATCGGAATAGGAAGATCTCAGAACGAGTGCCGCCAACCGTTCGGCCATCGTCATCTGGATTCCCCACTACCTTTTCGTACGCCCACCATATCGGGAGCGCTCGTCACGCAGCCTTACAGAACTGTCGATACAGAAACTCCTCCTGCAGCGGGGTAAGATTGAACTCCTTGCTGGCCTCATCGATCAGTTTCCCGCGATTGCTCTCCGGCTGCTCTTCTATGCGTTCACTCAGCCATTCAATTGCCCGTTCCAACGCTCGGTCCCGCAATGCTCGTTGTGCTCTCATCGGTTCTTCCTCCCTTCACATTTTAGCGCAATGTCGCACTCCGTGAAACGGAGGCCGGCTTACCTCCGCCTTGGCCCTGGGGCAGTGCAGCGTTACCCCACCTTGACCTCGACCGTCTTGGCGTCCGGAGTGACGGCAGATACGGTCCCAGATACCGTCCGGATCACGACGGGCGCCGTCGTGCCGGCCTCAGACTGTGCGGCGGGGGTAGCATCTTCTGCACCAGACGCGAGGCTCGCCCCCGCGGCCCGGCTTCTCCGAGAATCGCTGACCAGGCGCAGTTCCTCCGCCCGGCAGTGCCTGATCATCTCCCCGACCTCGATTCAACTGTTCCACACCGGACTGGGGTAGTCCGTATCCACGCTGACAAGCGATGACGTGATGACAGGTTAGACCCGCGGCACAGATCGCAGCTATCAGGTAAAACCTTGAATAGGGGACAGGAAATCCCTGATTGCGATGGCGGTAGGCCGTGTGCTCAGCGACTCACCGTCACGAGATCGGTCGACCCGCGTTGGCGACCCCAGCGGACGGCCTCCGGCAGACCTCCTGTACGTTTATGCTTGGGACCCGTCAGGCACGGAGCATCCCCGCTTCCAGTTCCTTGGCTACGGCCTCCAGCCCGATGGGAATGAGAGCCTGGATGAGGGCGGCCGTTGGGGAAGCGGTTACCGTGGCGGGACGCCACCCCGATCTCGGGGTTCATCTGCGGGCCTGGTGCCGGGTTGAGGGACATGAGTTCCGATCGGGGGAGGACTGTGGAACCGGCCATGCCCGGATCGTCCGAGGCCCTGCGGCGGACCAACGGTGGTGCGCCGCGGAGCGGGCCGGCCGGGCCGATCCTCAAGAAAGCGGAGCCGTGTTGGATAGACCGTCGCAGCGCAGGATGAAGCCCGCCACGTCGCCTTCGGGATGTCGCACCTCCTCGAGCATCTGCAGGCCGTTCCCTCGCTGGGAGCCACGCTGATGAACTCTGTCCGGCGGCGGCATGAAAGCCTCCGTCATACCGCGGGCCTGAACACCGAGGTATTCGACGCCATGGTTCTGCTCGCCGCGGGATCATGGGACTGTGGGGATATCGGCAGGGGTCACGATGCCGTGTCCGCTCTCGTTCAGGAGATGCACAACGGCCGCAAGAGTCGGCTCCTGAAGCTCGGATTCAGCGACGCGGATGCGGACGAGATGTCCGCTCTTCACACTCGGAATTTCATGTAGACTGAAGGCCGTTCCTTCCTTAGCGAGCGGATTACGCCACTCTCCAGCGGTTTCTGCCGCCCCTTGCCCGGGAAGGCGTAGGCCTCGTCTCAGCTCTTCTGCTCCCGCTTCCAGCGCGTCAGCAGCGTATGGTGGATGCCGAGATCTCGGGCGGCTTGGGTTGCCGATGGCGCAGCTTTTCTTTCAGCTCGTCCGGGGGCTTTGGTGACCACAATGTTGCCGGATCGGACCACGTAGACCGGCTGATCTGGCTGGGGATCGTGGCGAGGTCGGCAGTGCGTTGGGGCTGCCGGAGGCGATCGGTGTACCGTAACACCACTTTGTTATTGACACAACGATCCCCATGCTATTAAATACTATCACCCTATACCTTACTCCGTAGAATCGCAGTAGGCCATAGCGAAACGAATTCGCCCCTGTGCGCTTCAGGGTTCGACGCCGGCCTTTGGGAAACCGGCCCTGTAAGTGACAGGGCGAAAGCCCACCCAGACCCGGACCTCCTCCGTCTCCTCGTCATACCGAATGCAATCCATGCAACCAACGCCATAGACGCAATCGACGCATGAAAATCGTCATCCTCGCCGGGGGTCTCGGCGCCGGCCTCAGCGACGAGACCGATACGCGCCCCAAACCGATGGTCGTAATCGGCGGGCGGAGAGTTCGCAATTCGGCTACGGGCCCGTACTGATGTGCGGCATTGCCGGCATTGCGAGATTCGACGGGCAGGTTACATCAAGAGATGTAACGGGTGTCCTGCGGATGATGGACGCTCAGGTACATCGAGGACCGGATGACTGGGGACTTCTGTTGCCTGAAGCCGCGCTTCGAAACACAGAGAATCGTGCAGTGCTCGAACGCCGGGGCATGGACCACGTCCGGACGTATGTCGCGTCAGCCCCAGCAGTCGTTCTGGGCTCTCGCCGTCTTTCCATCATCGATCTGTCTCGTTGGGGGCGAATGCCGATGGGAAACGCCGACGGGCGAGTGTGGATCACCTATAACGGTGAGATCTGCAACACTCGCGAACTACAACCGAACTTCAGCG belongs to Candidatus Methylomirabilota bacterium and includes:
- a CDS encoding 2-methylcitrate dehydratase, with translation MTMAERLAALVLRSSYSDLSRAARQQLKIRILDALGCAIGALDGEPIRSLRAQTEEFGGAQHCTLIGGGQTAPDRTALYNGALVRYLDFNDSYLAKGETCHPSDNLGAVLAAAEYANQDGRGLLTALAVAYQVQCRLSDVAPVRGRGFDHTTQGAYAAAAGVSKALGLSRSQTANAIAISGTAFPALRVTRTGALSHWKGLAYPNTAFGATHSAFLAMRGITGPLEVFEGKNGFMDTIAGPFEIDWSKEDLERVTHTILKKYNAEIHSQSALEGILELTREHTLRVEEVSLVEIEIFDVAYHIIGGGKEGNKTIVRSKEEADHSLPYLVAVAMLDGQVMPEQYRSERIRREDVQALLRKVSVRPSDVYSQYFPDRMPCRLTVLLADGRTLVKEKLDYEGFHTRPTTWETVVQKFERLSAPYSDVSLRRAIVDAVADIESLRISDLMRLLGQVRRSG